The following are from one region of the Hymenobacter sp. YIM 151858-1 genome:
- a CDS encoding MotA/TolQ/ExbB proton channel family protein translates to MLEIILELVVIGVIVALQIRAFIRTRTQARRLAALYPPRTDLRVEHRLVTPDGRDMAEYAADAPADAYPVDIIRADNVSADFKEIINDTNEYLRHNKGAAADFGILKDIAIRQAQAPESSAQANVATPLYLGLLGTFLGVILGLVSIARQGITDDDALTPFLTGVLIAMTGSFMGLMLTLFGNSVLRHARAERDQRQNQYFTFLQARLLPILHNDMSASLSTLKGVLDAFNQDFVGRVSLFEPILNTITENIRVQRDFLVKLEEIGFDRMAQANLAVFEKVRESAELFGQFTAYQERLNQMLDKGTETGIMVTSILDRLTGFERGINNLGQYIGQHDNLVQRQLDFFQRHQTEMGNLAARTEQYFDEASLHLTDLMRRRLEHHERDAQLAYEKWGEYFQRINQDNAFERIMRQLDPLRDVKANQEALTRDVSATQRELLRKVELDAQVDAKLLAELTVMNEILRKATAKNRLQRGMDKLFGGVKE, encoded by the coding sequence ATGCTTGAAATCATACTTGAACTGGTTGTAATAGGCGTTATCGTGGCGCTGCAAATCCGGGCGTTTATCCGGACGCGCACGCAGGCCCGGCGGCTGGCAGCCTTGTACCCGCCCCGCACCGATCTGCGCGTGGAGCACCGCCTCGTAACGCCCGACGGCCGCGACATGGCCGAGTATGCTGCCGATGCACCCGCTGATGCCTACCCGGTTGATATCATTCGGGCCGATAACGTTTCGGCTGATTTCAAGGAAATCATCAACGATACCAACGAGTACCTGCGCCACAACAAAGGCGCGGCGGCCGATTTTGGCATCCTGAAAGACATTGCCATTCGGCAGGCGCAGGCGCCCGAGTCGAGTGCCCAGGCCAACGTGGCCACGCCGCTGTACCTAGGGCTGCTCGGCACGTTTCTGGGGGTTATCCTAGGTCTGGTAAGCATTGCCCGCCAGGGCATCACCGACGACGACGCCCTCACGCCCTTCCTTACCGGCGTACTCATCGCCATGACGGGCTCTTTCATGGGCCTCATGCTGACGTTGTTTGGCAACAGCGTGCTGCGCCACGCCCGGGCCGAGCGCGACCAGCGCCAGAACCAGTACTTCACCTTTCTGCAGGCGCGGCTGCTGCCCATTCTGCACAACGATATGTCGGCCAGCCTTTCGACCCTGAAGGGCGTGCTCGATGCGTTTAACCAGGATTTTGTAGGCCGCGTGTCGCTGTTCGAGCCCATCCTGAACACCATCACCGAGAACATCCGGGTGCAGCGCGACTTCTTGGTGAAGCTCGAGGAAATTGGCTTCGACCGAATGGCGCAGGCCAACCTGGCGGTGTTCGAGAAAGTGCGCGAGTCGGCGGAGCTGTTTGGGCAGTTTACGGCCTACCAGGAGCGCCTCAACCAGATGCTCGACAAAGGCACCGAAACCGGCATTATGGTCACGAGCATCCTCGACCGCCTCACCGGCTTCGAGCGCGGCATCAACAACCTAGGGCAGTACATCGGCCAGCACGACAACTTGGTGCAACGGCAGCTCGACTTCTTCCAGCGCCACCAGACGGAGATGGGCAACCTTGCGGCCCGCACCGAGCAGTACTTCGACGAAGCCTCGCTGCACCTTACCGACTTGATGCGCCGCCGCCTCGAGCACCACGAGCGCGACGCCCAACTGGCCTACGAGAAATGGGGCGAGTACTTCCAGCGTATCAACCAAGACAATGCTTTCGAGCGCATCATGCGCCAACTCGACCCGCTGCGCGACGTGAAAGCCAACCAAGAGGCCTTAACGCGCGACGTTTCGGCCACGCAACGCGAGCTGCTGCGGAAGGTAGAGCTGGATGCGCAGGTTGATGCCAAACTGCTGGCCGAGCTGACGGTGATGAACGAAATTTTGCGGAAAGCCACCGCTAAAAATCGTCTTCAGCGCGGTATGGATAAGCTCTTTGGCGGGGTGAAGGAGTAA
- a CDS encoding DUF6526 family protein, with product MAEARFTRRYYWLHHFVLLPAALVMAFYTGRRYGDVAGSDSQESRLWFSVAAVAIILLLTLVMLRQHYALKLQDRIARLEVRQRYFELTQQSFGPLEQQLSLGQILSLRFASDAELPTLADAAARQKLAPSAIREQIQQFRPDHMRV from the coding sequence ATGGCCGAAGCCCGCTTTACTCGTCGCTATTACTGGCTGCACCATTTTGTGCTGCTGCCCGCTGCCTTGGTAATGGCCTTTTACACCGGCCGGCGCTACGGCGACGTAGCTGGTTCCGACTCGCAGGAGTCGCGGCTGTGGTTTAGCGTAGCGGCGGTAGCCATTATCCTGCTGCTGACGCTGGTAATGCTGCGCCAGCACTACGCCCTTAAGCTGCAAGACCGCATTGCCCGCCTCGAGGTGCGCCAGCGCTATTTCGAGCTCACCCAACAAAGCTTCGGCCCGCTGGAGCAACAGCTCAGCCTAGGTCAGATTTTGTCGTTGCGCTTTGCTTCCGATGCCGAGCTGCCCACGCTGGCCGATGCTGCTGCCCGGCAAAAACTCGCACCCAGTGCCATTCGCGAGCAGATACAGCAGTTCCGGCCCGATCACATGCGGGTGTAA
- a CDS encoding acetate and sugar kinases/Hsc70/actin family protein, with protein MAKVLRLHNSGSQQIQGWQQTGPLTSTEINTITDPTGGRTRNLAVSIPTPFARMHLFETAFDFVAREGSRNPNSVYHELVSHYWDLLELLYNYHLYSQAGRRITLRRWNAETELNRMQADPNTRPLGETLRLFWQDERFRETPDLYLIFYESPGLAGGPRLLGGTSPLTLLFTAPAVPVLDVERPRAGGRYFDHQYVGLEQRDPAFQDFVYELFLTFPRLQDRNFAHRVFATLDRNRISQMQLQGDRNAQLFGSRYPALTDVQGNPAYVRNIPMPGRADQTAVMSSDLFIQPTRDLGPGQVRPLVLRPNLAMGGVNYLNGQPWDDRTPVPYVDEQPMSSRVLPGKGFKYPYLTVGDFLADSLVELPYELNAERYHTGRVTFQYGADAQGRSRFPYLLPLQPAFFEYFTEHDLAELLHFTIDLNHVRVSLRVPVQQGRFITLERSYYTNPQNPKDEMGREIPEKGRIVRANVGLGVFPFYKFRQQPEYNDLYKVMLVDADNGPAQLQKQYNVEFYVGGERLTDQGAARRATRYERTRKSINTAGSSYYEVTGTHFDVAELVCPAGPGLPPARGLMVPRWKELDRGTRRFTFAVDFGTTNTHIAYSDGPSSHPRPLTIGEVDQQVTWLHAPLPDLGLSGAQRFRQGAQQLQADIAALQNREFIPSFIGEGGASYAFPVRTAVCETSTFPNEPARVLGNINIGFSINTETSAELPQNRFVTNLKWSAELDPSGVTRIEAFFREVMLLLKHKAALNGGIMEDTRVVWFAPLSFDAFLRNQFKDKWDQAFQQVFRTRRDTLTLTESVAPYYYLTATNQVVPSRDENVVNIDIGGGTTDLLLFADSRPAFSTSFRFAGNDLWGDGYARVQGAPKQNGLLRLGVGHVESLPDSEQNQEFKGYLRAALSNNDFGSADVTSLLFLYDDALRFSQSLALGKGRQLRVLFYLHYTSIIYHVGQLTQHLGLKLPRYLCFSGKGSLYLRLLAGGTSMGAIERISKAVLKAASGQEPPHNFRVILADNPKEATTNGGVLFEESQSAPDVDSIKNIRLVGAQDGPEIGSLRLKARGVDADMRQAVLDNMRRFLELVLTNDDVAPLMREVGVDIDRGRVLDFMLREVEDSLNLGLHQMERNLGSEETLPETLFFLPLKQSLFNLGRDLLQG; from the coding sequence ATGGCCAAAGTCCTCCGCCTGCATAACAGCGGCTCGCAGCAAATCCAGGGCTGGCAACAGACCGGTCCGCTCACGAGCACCGAAATCAATACCATTACCGACCCCACGGGCGGCCGCACGCGCAACCTGGCGGTATCCATCCCGACGCCTTTCGCGCGGATGCACCTCTTCGAAACCGCCTTCGACTTTGTGGCGCGCGAGGGCAGCCGCAACCCTAACTCGGTGTACCACGAGCTGGTGTCGCATTATTGGGATTTGCTGGAGCTGCTCTACAACTACCACCTCTACAGCCAAGCCGGCCGCCGCATTACGCTGCGCCGCTGGAACGCCGAGACGGAGCTGAACCGCATGCAGGCCGACCCGAACACGCGCCCCCTAGGTGAAACGCTGCGGTTGTTTTGGCAAGACGAGCGGTTCCGCGAAACGCCCGATCTGTACCTGATTTTCTACGAGTCGCCGGGCTTGGCGGGCGGGCCACGCCTGCTGGGCGGTACTTCGCCGCTGACGTTGCTGTTCACGGCGCCCGCCGTGCCGGTGCTCGATGTGGAGCGCCCCCGCGCCGGTGGCCGCTACTTCGACCACCAGTATGTAGGCCTGGAGCAGCGCGACCCCGCGTTTCAGGACTTCGTGTACGAGCTGTTCCTGACGTTCCCGCGCCTGCAGGACCGCAACTTTGCCCACCGCGTATTCGCCACCCTCGACCGCAACCGCATCAGCCAGATGCAGCTGCAGGGCGACCGGAACGCGCAGCTCTTCGGCTCGCGCTACCCAGCCCTTACCGATGTGCAGGGCAATCCGGCCTACGTGCGCAACATCCCGATGCCTGGCCGCGCCGACCAGACGGCCGTGATGTCGTCGGACCTGTTCATTCAGCCCACCCGCGACCTAGGCCCCGGCCAGGTACGCCCGCTGGTACTGCGCCCCAACCTGGCCATGGGCGGCGTAAACTACCTGAACGGCCAACCCTGGGACGACCGCACGCCCGTGCCCTACGTGGACGAGCAGCCCATGAGCAGCCGCGTGCTGCCAGGCAAAGGCTTTAAATATCCCTACCTCACAGTGGGCGACTTCCTGGCCGACTCCCTGGTAGAGCTGCCCTACGAGCTGAACGCCGAGCGCTACCACACCGGTCGCGTTACCTTCCAGTACGGCGCCGATGCCCAAGGCCGTTCGCGCTTCCCGTACCTGCTGCCGCTGCAGCCAGCCTTCTTCGAGTACTTCACCGAGCACGACCTAGCCGAGCTGCTGCACTTCACCATTGATCTGAACCACGTGCGCGTTTCGCTGCGGGTGCCGGTGCAGCAAGGGCGCTTCATCACCTTGGAGCGCAGCTACTACACCAATCCGCAGAACCCCAAAGATGAAATGGGGCGCGAGATTCCGGAGAAGGGCCGCATCGTGCGCGCCAACGTGGGCCTAGGTGTGTTCCCGTTCTACAAGTTCCGGCAGCAGCCCGAGTACAACGACCTGTACAAGGTGATGCTGGTAGATGCCGACAACGGCCCGGCCCAGCTGCAGAAGCAGTACAACGTGGAGTTTTATGTGGGTGGCGAGCGGCTAACCGACCAAGGCGCAGCCCGCCGTGCTACCCGCTACGAGCGCACCCGCAAGAGCATCAACACCGCCGGTAGCAGTTACTACGAGGTCACGGGCACGCACTTCGATGTGGCCGAGTTGGTGTGCCCTGCCGGCCCCGGCTTGCCGCCTGCCCGTGGCCTGATGGTACCGCGCTGGAAGGAGCTGGACCGCGGCACGCGCCGCTTCACCTTCGCCGTCGACTTTGGTACCACCAACACCCACATTGCTTACTCCGACGGCCCCAGCAGCCACCCGCGCCCGCTCACCATCGGCGAGGTAGACCAGCAGGTTACCTGGCTGCACGCGCCGTTGCCCGACCTAGGGCTTTCGGGTGCGCAGCGCTTCCGGCAGGGTGCTCAGCAGCTGCAGGCCGACATTGCCGCCCTGCAAAACCGCGAGTTCATTCCGTCGTTTATCGGCGAGGGTGGGGCCTCTTACGCCTTCCCGGTGCGTACGGCCGTGTGCGAAACCAGCACCTTCCCGAACGAGCCGGCCCGTGTGCTCGGCAACATCAACATCGGCTTCAGCATCAACACCGAAACTTCGGCCGAACTGCCCCAGAACCGTTTCGTTACGAACCTGAAATGGTCGGCTGAGCTCGACCCGAGCGGCGTAACGCGCATCGAGGCGTTCTTCCGCGAGGTAATGCTGCTGCTCAAGCACAAAGCTGCCCTCAACGGCGGCATCATGGAAGACACCCGCGTGGTGTGGTTCGCCCCGTTGAGCTTCGATGCCTTCCTGCGCAACCAGTTCAAGGACAAGTGGGACCAGGCCTTCCAGCAGGTGTTCCGCACCCGCCGCGACACGCTCACGCTCACTGAGTCGGTGGCGCCGTACTACTACCTCACGGCCACCAACCAGGTAGTGCCCTCGCGCGACGAGAACGTGGTGAACATCGACATCGGCGGCGGTACTACCGACTTGCTGCTGTTTGCCGATTCGCGCCCGGCCTTTAGCACCTCGTTCCGTTTTGCCGGCAACGATTTGTGGGGCGACGGCTACGCCCGCGTGCAGGGTGCGCCCAAGCAAAACGGCCTGCTGCGCCTAGGTGTGGGCCACGTAGAGAGCCTGCCCGACTCGGAGCAAAACCAGGAGTTCAAAGGCTATCTGCGCGCCGCCCTCAGCAACAACGACTTCGGCTCAGCCGACGTTACCTCGCTGCTGTTCCTCTACGACGATGCCCTGCGTTTCTCGCAAAGCCTTGCCCTAGGCAAGGGTCGCCAGCTGCGCGTGCTGTTCTACCTGCACTACACCAGCATCATCTACCACGTTGGCCAGCTCACGCAGCACCTGGGCCTCAAGCTGCCGCGCTACCTGTGCTTCTCGGGCAAAGGCAGCCTGTACCTGCGTCTGCTCGCGGGCGGCACCAGCATGGGCGCCATCGAGCGTATCTCGAAAGCCGTGCTGAAAGCCGCCTCGGGGCAGGAGCCGCCGCACAACTTCCGCGTGATTCTGGCCGATAACCCCAAGGAGGCCACCACCAACGGCGGTGTGCTGTTCGAGGAAAGCCAATCGGCCCCGGATGTGGACAGCATCAAGAACATTCGCTTGGTAGGCGCGCAGGACGGTCCTGAAATTGGCAGTCTGCGCCTGAAAGCCCGCGGCGTGGATGCCGATATGCGCCAAGCCGTGCTCGACAACATGCGCCGCTTCCTAGAGCTGGTACTCACCAACGACGACGTGGCTCCGCTGATGCGCGAAGTAGGCGTCGACATCGACCGTGGCCGCGTACTCGACTTCATGCTGCGCGAAGTGGAGGACAGCCTGAACCTAGGCCTGCACCAGATGGAGCGTAACCTAGGCTCGGAGGAAACCCTACCCGAAACGTTGTTCTTCCTGCCGCTCAAGCAGTCGTTGTTCAACCTAGGCCGCGACTTGCTGCAAGGGTAA
- a CDS encoding sterol desaturase family protein — protein MNLNPIVLSIPIYFALIGAELLVERLQHQEKYRFHDAVTNISCGITSQISGVFLKVVVVGVYELLYEHFRLFDIPRTWATGILLFVLADLCYYFAHRYSHEINFFWGGHVVHHQSEDYNLSVALRQSSLQGMFTFMFYLPLAVIGFETSFFVYVSALVTLYQFWIHTELIGKLGPLEWVLNTPSHHRVHHGRNPKYIDKNYAGTFIIWDRLFGTFQAEEETPVYGITTPVRSWNPVWVNFGHYFQMAEQLRQTPGLGNKLRVVFGRPGWRPAALGGPYQVPEVEVATYQKYCTTAPATVNWYVFGQYVVLLGVAAAFLFTQKDMAPALRWLVAGWCTWAALACGALFEAKRWGYWLEPLRLAASVGLLLLALQHQPWLGAALIAGGVYLGGSLLWLYSFRRVFAPATKVAEAAYVQA, from the coding sequence ATGAACCTGAACCCCATCGTGCTGTCCATTCCCATTTACTTCGCCCTAATTGGCGCGGAGCTACTGGTAGAAAGGCTGCAGCATCAGGAGAAATACCGCTTTCACGACGCCGTCACCAATATTAGCTGCGGCATCACGTCGCAGATTTCGGGTGTGTTCCTGAAAGTGGTAGTGGTGGGCGTGTACGAGCTGCTCTACGAACACTTTCGGCTGTTCGACATTCCGCGGACCTGGGCAACGGGCATCTTGCTGTTCGTGCTGGCTGATTTGTGCTACTACTTTGCCCACCGCTACTCGCACGAGATTAACTTCTTCTGGGGCGGCCACGTGGTGCACCACCAAAGCGAAGACTACAACCTCTCGGTAGCGTTGCGGCAAAGCTCGTTGCAGGGCATGTTCACGTTCATGTTCTACCTGCCGCTGGCCGTCATCGGCTTCGAGACGAGCTTTTTCGTGTACGTCTCGGCCCTGGTCACCCTTTACCAGTTCTGGATTCATACCGAGCTCATCGGCAAGCTGGGCCCCTTGGAGTGGGTGCTGAACACGCCCTCGCACCACCGCGTGCACCACGGCCGCAACCCCAAGTACATCGACAAGAACTACGCGGGCACCTTCATCATCTGGGACCGGCTGTTCGGCACTTTTCAGGCAGAGGAAGAAACGCCCGTGTACGGCATCACCACGCCCGTGCGCTCCTGGAACCCCGTATGGGTGAACTTCGGCCACTATTTTCAGATGGCTGAGCAGCTGCGCCAGACGCCGGGACTGGGCAATAAACTGCGCGTGGTGTTTGGCCGACCGGGTTGGCGCCCGGCTGCCCTAGGTGGTCCTTACCAAGTGCCCGAGGTGGAAGTAGCCACGTACCAGAAGTACTGCACCACCGCGCCGGCTACCGTCAACTGGTATGTGTTCGGGCAGTACGTGGTGCTGCTGGGCGTAGCGGCAGCTTTTCTATTCACGCAGAAGGACATGGCGCCCGCCCTGCGCTGGCTGGTAGCGGGTTGGTGCACCTGGGCGGCGCTGGCCTGCGGCGCCTTGTTCGAGGCCAAACGCTGGGGCTACTGGCTCGAGCCGTTGCGGCTGGCCGCTTCGGTGGGCTTGCTGCTGCTGGCGCTGCAACATCAGCCTTGGCTAGGTGCCGCGCTGATAGCCGGTGGGGTGTACCTAGGCGGCTCGCTGCTGTGGTTATACTCGTTCCGCAGGGTATTTGCGCCCGCCACCAAAGTGGCCGAAGCCGCCTACGTGCAGGCGTAA
- a CDS encoding GNAT family N-acetyltransferase, with amino-acid sequence MPAPANLRIRRGTEADLPRVHELIVELAVYERAPDEVTNTLADMRRDGFGPNPIFGFFVAETDEQGILGIALFYTGYSTWKGRMLYLEDLIVTEPARGTGIGRKLFDAVVAEARRTSANRLRWQVLEWNEPAIGFYKKIGANLDPEWHNGTLTVEELRAYRCDPAVEAAVTLG; translated from the coding sequence ATGCCTGCCCCCGCCAACCTGCGCATTCGTCGCGGTACCGAAGCCGATTTGCCCCGCGTGCACGAGCTCATTGTGGAGCTGGCCGTGTACGAGCGCGCCCCCGACGAAGTAACCAATACCCTCGCCGACATGCGCCGCGACGGGTTCGGGCCCAACCCCATCTTCGGCTTTTTCGTGGCCGAAACCGACGAGCAGGGCATCCTGGGCATTGCGCTGTTCTACACCGGCTACTCTACCTGGAAGGGCCGCATGCTTTACCTCGAAGACCTGATTGTAACCGAGCCGGCTCGCGGTACCGGCATTGGGCGCAAGCTGTTCGATGCCGTAGTGGCCGAAGCGCGCCGTACCAGCGCCAACCGCCTGCGCTGGCAGGTGCTCGAGTGGAACGAGCCGGCCATCGGTTTCTACAAGAAAATCGGCGCCAACCTCGACCCCGAGTGGCACAACGGCACCCTTACCGTGGAGGAACTGCGCGCCTACCGCTGCGACCCCGCCGTAGAGGCAGCCGTAACGCTGGGCTGA
- a CDS encoding DUF4286 family protein: protein MILYNVTSSVDPEVAEEWVTFMRDVHMPDVMATGFFVKSQLLRLLNEEEDGFTYAAQYYCTNMAQLDEYQRVSAPGLRADLETRFPGQYVSFRTVLEVID from the coding sequence ATGATCCTGTACAACGTCACCAGCAGCGTCGACCCGGAGGTTGCCGAAGAGTGGGTAACCTTTATGCGCGATGTGCACATGCCCGATGTAATGGCCACGGGTTTTTTCGTGAAAAGCCAGCTCCTGCGCTTGCTCAACGAAGAAGAAGATGGCTTTACGTACGCCGCCCAGTACTACTGCACCAATATGGCGCAGCTCGACGAGTACCAGCGCGTTTCGGCCCCTGGCCTGCGCGCCGACCTGGAAACGCGCTTTCCGGGCCAGTACGTATCCTTCCGTACGGTACTCGAGGTTATCGACTAA
- a CDS encoding prolyl oligopeptidase family serine peptidase gives MKATRPILSATLAVLAACGPAKQLNQPTATAPLTEKPVTENAAPAKSMAKLDYPKARKVDHKDDYHGTSVADPYRWLEDPDSPETKQWVEAENKVTFGYLAQIPYRDRIRERLTQMWNYERYGVPQEEGDYLYYQKNDGLQNQAVLYVQRKGQTGEGEVLLDPNKFSADGTTALSGTYFSNDHRYMAYTTSGGGSDWQTIHVLDLKTRQPLKDELNWVKVSGVAWVKDGFYYSGYDAPKAGENKLAGKNEYHKVYFHKIGTPQSADKLVYENKQMPLGFRIASVTEDERFLVVYLTDGKSDGNKLAVRDLTDAKQAGKWVTLGSDYESDINLAGNVGGKLLLYTNHKAPRYRVVAVDPKQPQEASWKDVLPETENKLEGIDQVGGKLVATYLKDASSLIKVYDEQGKFLHDVQLPALGTASGFGGRKESKTVYYAFTSFTYPTTIYKYDLGTNQSTVFRAPKVDVNPQDYVTTQVFYQSKDGTKVPMFITHKKGVKLNGQNPTYLYAYGGFNVSLTPGFSVARMLWLENGGILAIPNLRGGGEYGEAWHKAGMTPNKQNVFDDFIAAAEYLKVQGYTSTEKLAMAGGSNGGLLVGAVMTQKPDLVRVAFPAVGVMDMLRYQKFTIGWNWAPEYGTSDNYQQFQNLYKFSPLHNLKPGTSYPATMITTADHDDRVVPAHSFKFAATLQEANNGPWPQLIRIDVNAGHGAGKSTKLQIDEWADVWSFAYYNMGLNPYQNLK, from the coding sequence ATGAAAGCAACCCGACCCATACTGAGCGCCACGCTGGCGGTGCTGGCGGCCTGCGGGCCCGCCAAGCAGCTGAATCAGCCCACTGCCACGGCGCCGCTTACCGAAAAACCCGTGACCGAAAACGCAGCTCCGGCCAAATCAATGGCCAAACTTGATTATCCGAAAGCCCGGAAAGTCGACCACAAAGACGACTACCACGGCACCAGCGTAGCCGACCCGTACCGCTGGCTCGAAGACCCCGATTCGCCCGAAACCAAGCAATGGGTAGAAGCCGAAAACAAAGTGACCTTCGGCTACCTGGCCCAGATTCCGTACCGCGACCGGATTCGGGAGCGGCTGACGCAGATGTGGAACTACGAGCGGTACGGCGTGCCACAGGAAGAGGGCGACTACCTCTACTACCAGAAAAACGACGGTCTGCAAAACCAGGCTGTGCTGTACGTGCAGCGCAAAGGCCAAACCGGCGAGGGCGAGGTACTGCTCGACCCGAACAAGTTTTCGGCCGACGGCACCACGGCCCTGAGCGGCACTTACTTCTCCAACGACCACCGCTACATGGCCTACACCACCTCGGGTGGCGGCTCCGACTGGCAAACCATTCACGTGCTCGATCTGAAAACCCGCCAGCCGCTGAAGGACGAGCTGAACTGGGTGAAGGTATCGGGCGTGGCTTGGGTGAAGGATGGCTTCTACTACAGTGGCTACGATGCACCCAAAGCCGGCGAAAACAAGCTGGCCGGCAAAAACGAGTACCACAAGGTGTACTTCCACAAGATCGGCACGCCGCAATCGGCCGATAAGCTGGTGTACGAAAACAAGCAGATGCCACTAGGTTTCCGCATTGCCTCCGTTACCGAGGACGAGCGGTTTCTGGTAGTGTACCTCACCGACGGCAAATCGGACGGCAACAAGCTGGCCGTGCGCGACCTCACCGATGCCAAGCAGGCCGGCAAGTGGGTTACCCTAGGTTCGGATTACGAGTCGGACATCAACCTGGCCGGCAACGTAGGCGGCAAGCTGCTGCTCTACACCAACCACAAAGCCCCGCGCTACCGCGTGGTGGCCGTCGACCCGAAACAACCCCAGGAAGCCAGCTGGAAGGACGTGCTGCCCGAAACCGAGAACAAGCTCGAGGGTATTGACCAAGTGGGCGGCAAGCTGGTGGCTACCTACCTAAAGGACGCCTCGTCGCTGATTAAGGTGTACGACGAGCAGGGCAAGTTCCTGCACGATGTGCAACTGCCCGCCCTAGGTACGGCCTCGGGCTTCGGCGGCCGCAAGGAGTCGAAGACGGTGTACTACGCCTTCACGTCGTTCACCTACCCAACCACCATCTACAAGTACGACCTAGGCACCAACCAAAGCACCGTGTTCCGGGCGCCGAAGGTAGATGTGAACCCGCAGGACTACGTGACCACGCAGGTATTCTACCAGAGCAAGGACGGTACGAAGGTGCCCATGTTCATCACCCACAAGAAAGGGGTGAAGCTGAACGGCCAGAACCCCACGTACCTGTACGCCTACGGCGGATTTAACGTGTCGCTCACGCCGGGCTTCTCGGTGGCGCGCATGTTGTGGCTCGAAAACGGCGGCATTTTGGCCATTCCGAACCTGCGCGGCGGCGGCGAGTACGGCGAGGCCTGGCACAAAGCCGGCATGACGCCGAACAAGCAGAACGTGTTCGACGACTTTATTGCCGCCGCTGAGTACCTGAAAGTGCAGGGCTACACCTCCACCGAAAAGCTGGCCATGGCCGGTGGCTCCAACGGGGGCCTGCTGGTAGGCGCGGTGATGACGCAAAAGCCCGACCTGGTGCGCGTGGCCTTCCCGGCTGTGGGCGTAATGGACATGCTGCGCTATCAGAAGTTTACCATCGGCTGGAACTGGGCGCCCGAGTACGGCACCTCCGACAACTACCAGCAGTTCCAGAACCTCTATAAGTTTTCGCCGCTGCATAATCTGAAGCCGGGCACCAGCTACCCCGCCACCATGATTACCACCGCCGACCACGACGACCGCGTGGTGCCGGCGCACTCGTTTAAGTTTGCCGCCACCCTGCAAGAGGCCAACAACGGTCCCTGGCCGCAGCTTATCCGCATCGATGTAAACGCGGGCCACGGCGCTGGCAAAAGCACCAAGCTGCAAATTGACGAGTGGGCCGATGTGTGGTCGTTTGCCTATTACAACATGGGCCTGAACCCGTATCAGAACCTGAAGTAG
- a CDS encoding CPBP family intramembrane glutamic endopeptidase, which produces MNSPLKIAVGFLVLFALYQLPEGSQFWLRNDYLFLGLMLLMLLGSHLVAKWQGYSGLGAFGLRWHRGFGRNLLLGLVPGLLLPALAFWVCVELGITRVVAVPPLPAFLTGAALFTLGTLAPSMAEDVLTRGYVQRHAGHLLTGAQFIGFTSVLYVLNHIYRLAAGPTTWVFLLVVGVSLALPVVLTRSLWYTVGMHWGMNIVYQLTNNVVQTEAVPGHPNAMWVLTGFIALSIPVHLGLCRRLATTDPDPILRWTDAELAQPSVTAASTAGSQR; this is translated from the coding sequence ATGAACTCGCCCCTGAAAATTGCCGTCGGCTTTTTGGTGCTCTTTGCGCTCTACCAACTGCCCGAAGGCTCGCAGTTCTGGCTCCGCAACGACTACCTGTTTTTGGGGTTGATGTTGCTGATGCTGCTCGGTTCGCACCTGGTGGCTAAGTGGCAGGGTTACTCCGGCCTAGGTGCGTTTGGGCTGCGCTGGCACCGGGGCTTCGGCCGCAACCTGCTGCTCGGCCTCGTTCCCGGTTTGCTGCTGCCTGCACTGGCTTTTTGGGTGTGCGTAGAGTTAGGCATTACGCGCGTAGTAGCCGTGCCCCCGCTGCCGGCTTTCCTGACGGGTGCTGCCCTGTTTACCCTAGGTACGCTGGCGCCCTCCATGGCCGAAGACGTACTTACCCGCGGCTACGTGCAGCGCCACGCGGGGCATCTGCTCACGGGCGCGCAGTTCATCGGCTTTACTTCGGTGCTCTACGTGCTCAACCACATCTACCGCCTGGCCGCTGGGCCTACCACCTGGGTTTTCCTGCTGGTAGTGGGCGTAAGCCTGGCGTTGCCGGTGGTGCTTACGCGCTCGTTGTGGTACACCGTGGGCATGCACTGGGGCATGAACATCGTGTACCAGCTCACCAACAACGTGGTGCAAACCGAGGCCGTGCCCGGCCACCCTAACGCCATGTGGGTGCTCACGGGCTTTATTGCGCTGAGCATACCGGTGCACCTAGGGCTGTGCCGCCGCTTGGCCACTACCGACCCCGACCCTATCCTGCGCTGGACAGATGCCGAGTTAGCTCAGCCCAGCGTTACGGCTGCCTCTACGGCGGGGTCGCAGCGGTAG